A genomic segment from Nitrosopumilus sp. K4 encodes:
- the cofH gene encoding 5-amino-6-(D-ribitylamino)uracil--L-tyrosine 4-hydroxyphenyl transferase CofH produces the protein MTINLDRLFKNADPQVVDILNKSLSDKEITQEEGLRLYNTTGLDFHLVGLVADEIRKKRVGDTVTYVVNRNINFTNVCIKQCGFCAFSRDFREEEGYFLPTEEIVRRAKEAHMLGATEVCIQAGLPPDMEGDLYEKICREIKKEIPDIHIHGFSPEEVLYGASRSQVSIKEYLKRLKDSGVNTLPGTAAEILDQPLRDKISPGRISVKDWIEVIKTAHSLGINTTSTMMFGHIETTEDRVKHIAKLREIQKETGGFTEFVPLNFVHSEAPMYKHQLHEGIKQGGSGNDVLLTHAVARIMLNKYIDNIQMSWVKEGQKMSQLLLMWGANDFGGTLINESISTSAGSEHGQLLRPKEIRRMIREIGRVPAERNTNYDKLRTFEKEGMQDEGLDSISDASQFGSYAELIKINKFQYTNPRRK, from the coding sequence ATGACCATTAATTTAGACAGATTATTCAAAAACGCTGATCCACAAGTTGTCGATATCCTAAACAAATCACTTTCAGATAAAGAAATCACACAAGAAGAAGGCCTAAGACTTTACAATACAACAGGATTAGACTTTCATCTAGTCGGATTAGTAGCCGACGAGATAAGAAAGAAAAGAGTAGGAGATACTGTAACATATGTAGTAAATAGAAATATCAATTTTACAAATGTCTGTATCAAACAATGTGGTTTTTGTGCATTTAGCAGAGATTTTAGAGAGGAAGAAGGGTATTTTCTTCCAACTGAAGAAATTGTAAGACGTGCAAAAGAAGCACACATGTTAGGAGCAACAGAAGTATGCATTCAAGCAGGATTGCCACCGGACATGGAAGGAGATCTGTATGAAAAAATATGTAGAGAGATAAAAAAAGAGATTCCAGACATACATATTCACGGGTTTTCTCCAGAAGAGGTTCTTTATGGGGCCTCAAGGTCTCAGGTATCAATCAAAGAATACCTCAAAAGACTCAAGGATTCTGGAGTAAATACACTTCCAGGTACTGCAGCAGAGATTTTAGATCAACCATTAAGAGACAAAATATCACCAGGAAGAATCAGCGTAAAAGATTGGATAGAGGTAATAAAAACAGCACACAGTTTGGGCATCAACACAACATCGACTATGATGTTTGGACATATTGAAACCACAGAAGACAGAGTAAAACACATTGCAAAATTAAGAGAAATTCAAAAAGAGACAGGAGGGTTTACAGAATTTGTTCCGTTAAATTTTGTTCACAGTGAAGCACCGATGTACAAACATCAATTACATGAAGGAATAAAACAAGGAGGTAGTGGAAACGACGTGCTTCTAACTCATGCAGTTGCAAGAATAATGCTAAACAAATACATCGACAACATCCAAATGTCTTGGGTCAAAGAAGGTCAGAAAATGTCACAGCTCTTACTAATGTGGGGGGCAAATGACTTCGGAGGAACTCTAATCAATGAAAGCATATCAACATCAGCGGGTTCAGAGCACGGACAACTGCTTAGACCCAAAGAGATTAGAAGAATGATCAGGGAAATAGGAAGAGTGCCAGCTGAGAGAAACACAAACTATGATAAACTTCGTACTTTTGAAAAAGAAGGCATGCAAGATGAAGGATTAGATTCTATTTCAGATGCATCACAGTTTGGATCTTATGCAGAACTGATAAAAATAAACAAATTCCAATATACAAATCCACGGAGAAAGTAA
- a CDS encoding TldD/PmbA family protein gives MSAFEKASNYCKKFEIDECESVFVKKQITTIRITDSEIAEIKQNFDESFGIRLIHHKKCVSFQTNEQESIEDMIEKALQTTTHLKPLKFWKSLPYKSNHKKIPNTFDNKLYNISGTKAADIAQVMINSAQDKKISTISGSLNIVSENFELSNSNDLNLNDKATYISGIINAETDKGEMPVSGLGQECCRTLDQFSPEKIGQDARKMCIESINPKKCENDTYTVIFEPYSVGELLAFVFAANFNFKTFSEKKSCFSNNINQKIAVDEFSLIDDPHAMQGIGTKSFDDEGVETNSNSFIEKGIFKNTFSNLFDSFKENTQSTGNASRPGSPMGRSSEPIPISAPHNLRVKKGDTSQEEMIKDTKHGLLVGRLWYTYAVNPIKGDFSCTARSGIQIIENGKVNPGRSARIVHNLPTLLQNISSVGNNQKNVIQWASLPSITPSIKVEGIKVIPI, from the coding sequence ATGTCTGCCTTTGAGAAGGCATCAAACTATTGTAAAAAATTTGAAATTGATGAATGCGAATCAGTGTTTGTAAAAAAACAAATCACAACAATTAGAATCACAGACTCAGAAATTGCAGAAATCAAACAAAATTTTGATGAGAGTTTTGGAATACGGCTAATCCATCACAAAAAATGTGTGTCGTTTCAAACAAACGAACAAGAAAGCATAGAAGATATGATAGAAAAAGCATTACAAACAACCACACATCTAAAACCGCTAAAATTTTGGAAATCACTTCCCTACAAATCAAACCACAAAAAAATTCCAAATACTTTTGATAACAAGTTATACAATATTTCAGGCACAAAAGCAGCAGATATCGCACAAGTTATGATAAATTCTGCACAAGACAAGAAAATTTCTACGATTTCAGGATCACTAAACATCGTATCTGAAAATTTTGAATTGTCAAATTCAAATGATCTGAATCTAAATGACAAAGCCACATACATTTCAGGTATCATTAATGCAGAGACAGACAAGGGCGAAATGCCAGTATCTGGACTAGGCCAAGAATGTTGTAGAACACTAGATCAATTCAGTCCTGAAAAAATAGGCCAAGATGCAAGAAAGATGTGCATAGAATCAATTAATCCAAAAAAATGCGAAAACGACACATATACGGTAATTTTTGAGCCATATTCAGTTGGGGAATTGTTGGCGTTTGTGTTTGCAGCAAATTTTAATTTCAAAACATTTTCAGAAAAGAAGAGTTGTTTTTCAAACAACATTAATCAAAAAATTGCAGTAGATGAATTTAGTCTAATTGATGACCCACATGCAATGCAAGGAATTGGAACAAAATCATTTGATGATGAAGGCGTAGAAACTAACAGCAACAGTTTCATAGAAAAAGGAATTTTTAAAAATACATTTTCAAATCTTTTTGATAGTTTTAAAGAAAACACACAGTCTACGGGCAATGCATCAAGACCAGGTTCGCCAATGGGCCGAAGTTCTGAACCTATCCCCATATCAGCACCCCATAATCTCAGAGTAAAAAAAGGAGATACATCACAAGAAGAAATGATCAAGGATACAAAGCACGGTTTACTTGTAGGAAGATTATGGTATACATATGCAGTGAATCCAATCAAAGGGGATTTTTCATGTACTGCAAGAAGTGGAATACAGATAATTGAAAACGGCAAGGTCAATCCAGGAAGATCAGCAAGAATAGTACACAATCTGCCAACATTATTACAAAATATTTCATCAGTTGGAAATAATCAAAAAAATGTCATCCAGTGGGCATCATTGCCATCTATTACACCATCTATCAAAGTAGAAGGAATCAAGGTAATTCCAATTTAA
- a CDS encoding calcium/sodium antiporter gives MELELMVNVGLTMVGLVMLCYGGNWLVNGGVAIAKKLRISNIVIGMTVVAYGTSTPELAASIAATGEHSDIILGNIIGSNIANIGMVIGIAAMLTPLVVKKTTLKKDMPIMLGFSLLLIALSVDGSISQYDGLLLVGLLIAFTIYTYRDAKSQREENNEEAPPEKGNVFLRSFGLMGVGILLLYFGAEFTVDNAVIVAQTFGISERIIGLTVIAIGTSLPELITSVIAIRKGHADIGIGNIIGSNIYNILMIMGVASALYGVAVSDQVFVDYAIMIAFSFALLFAMMKGIISRNVGIALAIGYVIYLIFGFSLN, from the coding sequence ATGGAACTGGAATTGATGGTAAATGTGGGATTAACCATGGTTGGACTTGTTATGCTCTGTTATGGGGGAAACTGGCTTGTAAACGGCGGTGTTGCAATTGCTAAGAAATTAAGAATCAGTAATATTGTAATTGGAATGACTGTTGTTGCATATGGTACATCAACCCCAGAACTTGCAGCAAGCATAGCTGCGACTGGCGAACACAGTGATATTATTTTGGGAAATATTATTGGAAGTAATATTGCAAACATTGGAATGGTAATCGGAATAGCTGCTATGTTGACTCCTCTTGTTGTTAAAAAGACAACCCTGAAAAAAGACATGCCAATAATGCTTGGTTTTTCATTACTTTTGATTGCATTATCTGTTGATGGTTCTATTTCTCAATATGATGGCTTGCTGTTAGTTGGGTTGCTAATTGCTTTTACAATTTACACATATCGTGATGCAAAATCACAACGTGAAGAGAATAATGAAGAGGCGCCTCCAGAAAAAGGAAATGTTTTCTTGCGTTCATTTGGTTTGATGGGTGTTGGAATCCTGCTTCTTTATTTTGGCGCAGAATTTACTGTAGATAATGCAGTAATAGTGGCTCAAACATTTGGAATTTCTGAACGTATAATTGGATTAACTGTTATTGCAATAGGAACTTCATTACCTGAGCTAATTACATCTGTAATTGCTATCAGAAAAGGCCATGCTGATATTGGAATTGGAAATATCATTGGAAGCAACATCTATAATATTTTGATGATTATGGGTGTGGCATCAGCATTGTATGGCGTTGCTGTTTCGGATCAAGTCTTTGTTGATTATGCCATTATGATTGCATTTAGTTTTGCATTGTTATTTGCAATGATGAAGGGAATAATCTCTAGGAATGTTGGGATTGCTTTGGCAATTGGATATGTGATTTATCTCATATTTGGTTTTTCGCTAAATTAA
- a CDS encoding proteasome assembly chaperone family protein, which produces MAEGFPEAEVYEFKKSEFKNPIIFAGFVGAGLVGPIAINHIIEQLDMKEIGVMRSKYLPPSTVFMKGRLRHPFRFYSDEKGTVCAIICEITLRMEGLYSLVGTILDWAASKGSKEIVILDGVASNEHDNKAYCAAEEDLVRTMADRDISMIPQGFITGLPGGILNECLVREIQGLTLLAKADKIAPDPTAAATLIEALNRFYYMNIDTTELKEEKDRLHSEFSELSQKYVEHREEIAGMYM; this is translated from the coding sequence ATGGCAGAGGGATTTCCAGAGGCAGAAGTGTATGAGTTTAAAAAATCAGAATTCAAAAATCCAATAATATTTGCAGGATTTGTTGGCGCAGGGCTTGTAGGTCCAATTGCGATTAACCACATAATTGAGCAATTAGATATGAAAGAGATAGGAGTCATGAGATCAAAATACCTCCCACCATCTACAGTTTTCATGAAAGGTAGACTGCGTCACCCCTTCAGATTTTATTCGGATGAAAAAGGAACGGTGTGTGCAATAATTTGTGAAATCACATTAAGAATGGAAGGACTGTATTCTCTGGTAGGTACTATTTTAGATTGGGCAGCATCAAAGGGCTCAAAAGAGATTGTCATTTTAGATGGAGTTGCAAGTAATGAACACGACAACAAAGCATATTGCGCAGCAGAAGAAGATTTGGTACGAACAATGGCAGACAGAGACATCAGCATGATCCCACAAGGATTCATCACAGGTCTTCCAGGAGGCATTTTGAATGAATGCCTAGTCAGAGAAATTCAAGGGCTGACCTTGCTTGCCAAGGCAGACAAGATAGCACCAGATCCAACGGCAGCTGCCACACTGATTGAAGCATTAAATCGCTTCTACTACATGAACATAGACACAACAGAATTGAAGGAAGAAAAAGACAGGCTTCATTCAGAATTTAGCGAGTTATCTCAAAAATATGTAGAACATAGAGAAGAGATAGCTGGAATGTACATGTGA